One window of Mercenaria mercenaria strain notata unplaced genomic scaffold, MADL_Memer_1 contig_3114, whole genome shotgun sequence genomic DNA carries:
- the LOC128552744 gene encoding uncharacterized protein LOC128552744, protein MESVADIDLVTSTEENNDISEMELTTDNRSPDMSFENDADGIPVEGNESILDISLRLHDYGQFRPVPSIIRHQCQQAQPHTVSVSTQTDETRIPKTTSTQTPLVETASNGCQATRPAFTFEDVTDDNSKVLFFTGIPNAGTFKCLFDELESGMKVNNLGRPKSLRLIDEFFLVLMRLRLGLLLEDLAFRFHISVGTCSTIFNRWVNYLDTSLSFLVKWPTRKNINDTMPQKFSRKYPKCRVIIDCTEIRTETPCSLQLKSLLYSDYKSHMTWKSLIGISPSGIVTFVSDLYPGSISDKQITKKCGIVDLCEEGDAIMVDKGFLISDLTTPRGVELIIPPFKKKKKQFLPHEVEATKTIANLRIHVEREMERIKNFRIVQGTMPITMSSQATKIWKICVSLTNFLPPLVPNR, encoded by the exons aTGGAGAGTGTTGCAGACATAGACTTAGTGACAAGCACTGAAGAAAATAACGACATTTCCGAGATGGAGCTGACAACTGACAACCGGTCACCAGACATGAGCTTTGAGAATGACGCTGATGGAATACCAGTTGAAGGCAACGAATCAATACTTGATATATCACTAAGG ctcCATGACTATGGACAGTTCAGACCAGTGCCTTCCATAATTCGCCATCAGTGCCAACAGGCACAGCCACATACTGTTTCTGTCTCCACGCAGACAGATGAAACTAGAATTCCAAAGACGACATCAACACAGACTCCATTAGTGGAAACTGCTTCTAATGGATGTCAGGCGACAAGACCAGCATTCACCTTTGAAGATGTTACAGACGACAACAGTAAAGTCCTGTTCTTCACTGGAATACCAAACGCGGGAACTTTTAAGTGTTTGTTTGATGAACTTGAAAGTGGTATGAAAGTAAACAACTTAGGCCGACCAAAGTCTTTGAGACTTATTGATGAATTTTTCTTGGTTTTAATGAGACTCAGACTTGGACTTCTGCTTGAGGATTTGGCTTTTAGGTTTCATATATCTGTAGGAACTTGCAGTACGATTTTTAATCGTTGGGTGAATTACCTTGACACAAGCTTGAGTTTTCTCGTGAAGTGGCCAACACGCAAGAACATAAATGACACTATGCCTCAAAAATTCAGTCGTAAATATCCAAAGTGCCGAGTAATAATAGACTGCACGGAGATTCGAACAGAAACCCCATGTTCCTTGCAGCTTAAGTCGCTTCTATACAGTGATTATAAATCACACATGACCTGGAAGTCATTAATTGGAATAAGTCCATCGGGTATTGTGACTTTTGTGTCGGATTTATATCCCGGTAGCATTAGTGATAAACAAATAACTAAAAAGTGCGGCATTGTTGACTTGTGTGAAGAAGGTGATGCGATAATGGTAGACAAGGGTTTTCTTATTTCAGATTTAACCACACCTAGAGGTGTAGAACTTATAattcccccctttaaaaaaaagaaaaagcagtTTTTACCACATGAAGTGGAAGCAACAAAAACAATTGCAAACCTTCGTATCCATGTTGAAAGAGAAATGGAAAGGATAAAAAACTTTCGAATTGTTCAAGGCACAATGCCAATAACTATGTCGTCGCAGGCAACTAAAATCTGGAAAATTTGCGTAAGTCTGACAAATTTTTTGCCACCCTTAGTGCCAAATAGGTGA